In a genomic window of Brassica rapa cultivar Chiifu-401-42 chromosome A10, CAAS_Brap_v3.01, whole genome shotgun sequence:
- the LOC103847071 gene encoding protein MEI2-like 4 isoform X2, which yields MPSDISEPRAGGTDLRTTPPQKLYGFMKTNPVPEGGGDRSSNRPQQSSFSAALPSAIPNGRTSAASDSHWESSLFSSSFSEIFSRKLRLPRSDNLSFMPAYPEEEPSQSLQEMEAQTIGNLLPDEDDFFAGVVGHKSRANGGDDLDDCDLFSSVGGMELEGDVFSSVSQRAGKRGGSNVFGVGEPPRGEVSSRVLFVTNMDSIIEDYELRALFEQYGDVRALHTAGKNRGFILVSYYDIRAAQNAMRALHGRLLRGRKLDVHYHIPKENSGKENASEGALLVNNLDSSVSSEEFYRIVSSYGEIREVRRMMPENSQIYIEFFDVRTAEAALRGLNGLEIAGRQLKLAPYFPEGTSFTSQFAADDVEGGLPKMAFNNLSSAQIGRHYPGILASTSTNGGSMRMMHHSVGSPVNSFSERHQSRDIPIGMPTSTRIISASKPVGLQESGNPFDSSNTGIQSMPNLHPHSLHEYLDNFASGSPYKSSTAFSEMVSDGQKANEGFMMSNVRGVGVDGFNGGVIGSPANGGSHRANPNLWSSSNPSNGMMWPNSPSRVNGITSQRIPPVTGFSRASPLMVNMASSPVHHHIGSAPVFNSPFWDRRQTYVAEPPESSGFHFGSHGSMGYPGSSSSHAMEMASHKVFSHAGGNRMDANSSNAVSRSSRQMPHFLSGRNPMLSVPGSFDLPNERYRNLSQRRSEFSSSNAEKKLFELDVDRILRGEDSRTTLMIKNIPNKYTSKMLLAAIDEYCKGTYDFLYLPIDFKNKCNVGYAFINLTEPENIVPFYKAFNGKKWEKFNSEKVAYLAYGRIQGKSALIAHFQNSSLMNEDKRCRPILFHTDGPNAGDQEPFPMGTNIRSRPGKHRTSSIENYNNNFSSSSENREEPPNGTDSF from the exons ATGCCATCTGATATATCGGAACCCAGAGCTGGAGGAACAGACCTTCGCACCACTCCTCCTCAG AAACTGTATGGGTTCATGAAAACCAATCCAGTGCCTGAAGGTGGCGGGGACAGAAGTTCTAATCGACCGCAACAATCAAGCTTCTCTGCGGCTCTTCCATCTGCTATCCCTAATGGAAGAACATCAGCTGCAAGTGATTCTCACTGGGAGAGCAGCCTCTTTTCCAGCTCCTTCTCTGAAATATTCAGTAGAAAAC TAAGGCTACCAAGAAGTGATAATTTGTCCTTTATGCCTGCGTACCCCGAGGAAGAACCTTCTCAGTCTTTACAAGAGATGGAGGCTCAAACCATTGGAAACCTTCTTCCAGATGAGGACGATTTTTTTGCTGGAGTGGTCGGCCATAAGTCTCGTGCCAATGGAGGAGATGATTTGGATGATTGTGATCTATTCAGCAGTGTTGGTGGCATGGAACTAGAGGGCGATGTTTTTTCGTCTGTGAGTCAAAGAGCCGGTAAGAGAGGAGGCAGCAATGTTTTCGGTGTTGGTGAGCCCCCTCGAGGAGAGGTTTCATCCAGAGTACTTTTTGTTACGAATATGGATAGCATCATTGAAGATTACGAGCTCAGGGCCCTTTTTGAG CAATATGGAGATGTCCGGGCTCTTCATACGGCTGGCAAGAATCGTGGCTTTATCCTGGTATCATACTATGATATAAGGGCTGCTCAGAATGCGATGAGAGCACTCCACGGTAGGCTCTTAAGGGGAAGGAAGCTTGATGTTCATTACCATATCCCAAAG GAAAATTCTGGAAAAGAGAACGCCAGCGAAGGAGCTCTGTTGGTTAATAATCTGGATTCTTCTGTATCCAGTGAAGAGTTTTACAGAATTGTTAGTTCATACGGAGAAATCAGAGAG GTTCGTCGAATGATGCCTGAGAATTCACAGATATACATAGAGTTCTTTGATGTTCGAACCGCAGAGGCCGCTCTCCGAGGACTAAATGGGCTTGAGATTGCTGGGAGGCAGCTTAAACTTGCGCCATACTTTCCAGAGGGAACAAG TTTCACTTCACAGTTTGCTGCAGATGATGTTGAGGGAGGTCTACCTAAAATGGCTTTTAATAATCTTTCATCAGCACAGATAG GAAGACATTACCCAGGAATATTAGCTTCAACCTCCACCAATGGTGGATCTATGCGCATGATGCATCATTCTGTTGGGTCACCTGTGAACTCCTTCTCTGAACGTCATCAGAGTCGAGATATTCCTATTGGAATGCCAACATCGACCAGAATCATCTCCGCTAGCAAGCCTGTTGGTCTTCAAGAGTCTGGAAACCCTTTTGATAGTTCAAACACGGGGATCCAAAGCATGCCAAACCTCCATCCTCATTCTCTTCATGAATACCTTGACAACTTTGCAAGTGGTAGTCCATACAAATCCTCTACCGCATTCTCTGAAATGGTCAGTGATGGCCAGAAAGCAAATGAAGGCTTTATGATGAGCAATGTTCGTGGAGTTGGCGTAGATGGGTTTAATGGAGGTG TCATAGGATCACCGGCAAATGGAGGATCCCATCGTGCGAATCCCAACTTGTGGAGCAGCTCTAACCCGTCAAATGGCATGATGTGGCCTAACTCACCATCTCGCGTCAACGGCATTACTTCTCAGCGCATCCCACCTGTTACTGGATTCTCTAGAGCATCTCCTTTAATGGTGAACATGGCATCATCGCCTGTGCACCACCACATTGGATCTGCCCCGGTCTTCAACTCGCCATTTTGGGATAGAAGACAGACCTATGTAGCTGAACCACCAGAATCTTCTGGATTTCACTTTGGTTCTCACGGTAGCATGGGATATCCTGGCTCTTCTTCCTCACATGCAATGGAAATGGCTTCTCATAAGGTTTTTTCTCATGCTGGTGGGAATCGCATGGATGCCAATTCCAGCAATGCTGTTTCGCGATCATCGCGACAGATGCCCCACTTCTTGTCTGGAAGGAACCCGATGCTCTCAGTGCCAGGCTCATTTGACTTGCCTAATGAACGATACAGAAACCTCTCTCAGAGAAGAAGCGAGTTTAGCTCTAGTAATGCTGAGAAGAAACTGTTTGAGCTTGATGTTGATCGCATATTGCGCGGGGAGGACAGCAGAACTACATTGATGATCAAAAACATTCCTAACAA GTATACTTCTAAGATGCTCCTAGCTGCCATTGATGAGTACTGTAAAGGAACATATGACTTCCTTTATTTGCCTATTGATTTCAAG AACAAATGCAATGTGGGATATGCTTTCATCAACCTCACCGAACCTGAAAATATTGTCCCGTTTTACAAG GCATTCAATGGTAAGAAGTGGGAAAAATTCAACAGCGAGAAGGTGGCATATCTTGCGTATGGTCGGATCCAGGGAAAATCAGCTCTTATTGCTCATTTCCAGAACTCAAGTTTGATGAACGAAGACAAACGTTGTCGGCCTATTCTCTTTCACACCGATGGTCCAAATGCTGGTGATCAG GAACCATTCCCAATGGGTACGAACATCAGGTCAAGACCAGGGAAGCATCGAACAAGTAGCATCGAGAACTACAACAACAACTTTAGCAGCAGCTCAGAGAACAGAGAAGAGCCTCCAAATGGGACGGACTCGTTCTAA
- the LOC103847071 gene encoding protein MEI2-like 4 isoform X3, with protein MPSDISEPRAGGTDLRTTPPQQKLYGFMKTNPVPEGGGDRSSNRPQQSSFSAALPSAIPNGRTSAASDSHWESSLFSSSFSEIFSRKLRLPRSDNLSFMPAYPEEEPSQSLQEMEAQTIGNLLPDEDDFFAGVVGHKSRANGGDDLDDCDLFSSVGGMELEGDVFSSVSQRAGKRGGSNVFGVGEPPRGEVSSRVLFVTNMDSIIEDYELRALFEQYGDVRALHTAGKNRGFILVSYYDIRAAQNAMRALHGRLLRGRKLDVHYHIPKENSGKENASEGALLVNNLDSSVSSEEFYRIVSSYGEIREVRRMMPENSQIYIEFFDVRTAEAALRGLNGLEIAGRQLKLAPYFPEGTSFTSQFAADDVEGGLPKMAFNNLSSAQIGRHYPGILASTSTNGGSMRMMHHSVGSPVNSFSERHQSRDIPIGMPTSTRIISASKPVGLQESGNPFDSSNTGIQSMPNLHPHSLHEYLDNFASGSPYKSSTAFSEMVSDGQKANEGFMMSNVRGVGVDGFNGGGSPANGGSHRANPNLWSSSNPSNGMMWPNSPSRVNGITSQRIPPVTGFSRASPLMVNMASSPVHHHIGSAPVFNSPFWDRRQTYVAEPPESSGFHFGSHGSMGYPGSSSSHAMEMASHKVFSHAGGNRMDANSSNAVSRSSRQMPHFLSGRNPMLSVPGSFDLPNERYRNLSQRRSEFSSSNAEKKLFELDVDRILRGEDSRTTLMIKNIPNKYTSKMLLAAIDEYCKGTYDFLYLPIDFKNKCNVGYAFINLTEPENIVPFYKAFNGKKWEKFNSEKVAYLAYGRIQGKSALIAHFQNSSLMNEDKRCRPILFHTDGPNAGDQEPFPMGTNIRSRPGKHRTSSIENYNNNFSSSSENREEPPNGTDSF; from the exons ATGCCATCTGATATATCGGAACCCAGAGCTGGAGGAACAGACCTTCGCACCACTCCTCCTCAG cAGAAACTGTATGGGTTCATGAAAACCAATCCAGTGCCTGAAGGTGGCGGGGACAGAAGTTCTAATCGACCGCAACAATCAAGCTTCTCTGCGGCTCTTCCATCTGCTATCCCTAATGGAAGAACATCAGCTGCAAGTGATTCTCACTGGGAGAGCAGCCTCTTTTCCAGCTCCTTCTCTGAAATATTCAGTAGAAAAC TAAGGCTACCAAGAAGTGATAATTTGTCCTTTATGCCTGCGTACCCCGAGGAAGAACCTTCTCAGTCTTTACAAGAGATGGAGGCTCAAACCATTGGAAACCTTCTTCCAGATGAGGACGATTTTTTTGCTGGAGTGGTCGGCCATAAGTCTCGTGCCAATGGAGGAGATGATTTGGATGATTGTGATCTATTCAGCAGTGTTGGTGGCATGGAACTAGAGGGCGATGTTTTTTCGTCTGTGAGTCAAAGAGCCGGTAAGAGAGGAGGCAGCAATGTTTTCGGTGTTGGTGAGCCCCCTCGAGGAGAGGTTTCATCCAGAGTACTTTTTGTTACGAATATGGATAGCATCATTGAAGATTACGAGCTCAGGGCCCTTTTTGAG CAATATGGAGATGTCCGGGCTCTTCATACGGCTGGCAAGAATCGTGGCTTTATCCTGGTATCATACTATGATATAAGGGCTGCTCAGAATGCGATGAGAGCACTCCACGGTAGGCTCTTAAGGGGAAGGAAGCTTGATGTTCATTACCATATCCCAAAG GAAAATTCTGGAAAAGAGAACGCCAGCGAAGGAGCTCTGTTGGTTAATAATCTGGATTCTTCTGTATCCAGTGAAGAGTTTTACAGAATTGTTAGTTCATACGGAGAAATCAGAGAG GTTCGTCGAATGATGCCTGAGAATTCACAGATATACATAGAGTTCTTTGATGTTCGAACCGCAGAGGCCGCTCTCCGAGGACTAAATGGGCTTGAGATTGCTGGGAGGCAGCTTAAACTTGCGCCATACTTTCCAGAGGGAACAAG TTTCACTTCACAGTTTGCTGCAGATGATGTTGAGGGAGGTCTACCTAAAATGGCTTTTAATAATCTTTCATCAGCACAGATAG GAAGACATTACCCAGGAATATTAGCTTCAACCTCCACCAATGGTGGATCTATGCGCATGATGCATCATTCTGTTGGGTCACCTGTGAACTCCTTCTCTGAACGTCATCAGAGTCGAGATATTCCTATTGGAATGCCAACATCGACCAGAATCATCTCCGCTAGCAAGCCTGTTGGTCTTCAAGAGTCTGGAAACCCTTTTGATAGTTCAAACACGGGGATCCAAAGCATGCCAAACCTCCATCCTCATTCTCTTCATGAATACCTTGACAACTTTGCAAGTGGTAGTCCATACAAATCCTCTACCGCATTCTCTGAAATGGTCAGTGATGGCCAGAAAGCAAATGAAGGCTTTATGATGAGCAATGTTCGTGGAGTTGGCGTAGATGGGTTTAATGGAGGTG GATCACCGGCAAATGGAGGATCCCATCGTGCGAATCCCAACTTGTGGAGCAGCTCTAACCCGTCAAATGGCATGATGTGGCCTAACTCACCATCTCGCGTCAACGGCATTACTTCTCAGCGCATCCCACCTGTTACTGGATTCTCTAGAGCATCTCCTTTAATGGTGAACATGGCATCATCGCCTGTGCACCACCACATTGGATCTGCCCCGGTCTTCAACTCGCCATTTTGGGATAGAAGACAGACCTATGTAGCTGAACCACCAGAATCTTCTGGATTTCACTTTGGTTCTCACGGTAGCATGGGATATCCTGGCTCTTCTTCCTCACATGCAATGGAAATGGCTTCTCATAAGGTTTTTTCTCATGCTGGTGGGAATCGCATGGATGCCAATTCCAGCAATGCTGTTTCGCGATCATCGCGACAGATGCCCCACTTCTTGTCTGGAAGGAACCCGATGCTCTCAGTGCCAGGCTCATTTGACTTGCCTAATGAACGATACAGAAACCTCTCTCAGAGAAGAAGCGAGTTTAGCTCTAGTAATGCTGAGAAGAAACTGTTTGAGCTTGATGTTGATCGCATATTGCGCGGGGAGGACAGCAGAACTACATTGATGATCAAAAACATTCCTAACAA GTATACTTCTAAGATGCTCCTAGCTGCCATTGATGAGTACTGTAAAGGAACATATGACTTCCTTTATTTGCCTATTGATTTCAAG AACAAATGCAATGTGGGATATGCTTTCATCAACCTCACCGAACCTGAAAATATTGTCCCGTTTTACAAG GCATTCAATGGTAAGAAGTGGGAAAAATTCAACAGCGAGAAGGTGGCATATCTTGCGTATGGTCGGATCCAGGGAAAATCAGCTCTTATTGCTCATTTCCAGAACTCAAGTTTGATGAACGAAGACAAACGTTGTCGGCCTATTCTCTTTCACACCGATGGTCCAAATGCTGGTGATCAG GAACCATTCCCAATGGGTACGAACATCAGGTCAAGACCAGGGAAGCATCGAACAAGTAGCATCGAGAACTACAACAACAACTTTAGCAGCAGCTCAGAGAACAGAGAAGAGCCTCCAAATGGGACGGACTCGTTCTAA
- the LOC103847071 gene encoding protein MEI2-like 4 isoform X1 → MPSDISEPRAGGTDLRTTPPQQKLYGFMKTNPVPEGGGDRSSNRPQQSSFSAALPSAIPNGRTSAASDSHWESSLFSSSFSEIFSRKLRLPRSDNLSFMPAYPEEEPSQSLQEMEAQTIGNLLPDEDDFFAGVVGHKSRANGGDDLDDCDLFSSVGGMELEGDVFSSVSQRAGKRGGSNVFGVGEPPRGEVSSRVLFVTNMDSIIEDYELRALFEQYGDVRALHTAGKNRGFILVSYYDIRAAQNAMRALHGRLLRGRKLDVHYHIPKENSGKENASEGALLVNNLDSSVSSEEFYRIVSSYGEIREVRRMMPENSQIYIEFFDVRTAEAALRGLNGLEIAGRQLKLAPYFPEGTSFTSQFAADDVEGGLPKMAFNNLSSAQIGRHYPGILASTSTNGGSMRMMHHSVGSPVNSFSERHQSRDIPIGMPTSTRIISASKPVGLQESGNPFDSSNTGIQSMPNLHPHSLHEYLDNFASGSPYKSSTAFSEMVSDGQKANEGFMMSNVRGVGVDGFNGGVIGSPANGGSHRANPNLWSSSNPSNGMMWPNSPSRVNGITSQRIPPVTGFSRASPLMVNMASSPVHHHIGSAPVFNSPFWDRRQTYVAEPPESSGFHFGSHGSMGYPGSSSSHAMEMASHKVFSHAGGNRMDANSSNAVSRSSRQMPHFLSGRNPMLSVPGSFDLPNERYRNLSQRRSEFSSSNAEKKLFELDVDRILRGEDSRTTLMIKNIPNKYTSKMLLAAIDEYCKGTYDFLYLPIDFKNKCNVGYAFINLTEPENIVPFYKAFNGKKWEKFNSEKVAYLAYGRIQGKSALIAHFQNSSLMNEDKRCRPILFHTDGPNAGDQEPFPMGTNIRSRPGKHRTSSIENYNNNFSSSSENREEPPNGTDSF, encoded by the exons ATGCCATCTGATATATCGGAACCCAGAGCTGGAGGAACAGACCTTCGCACCACTCCTCCTCAG cAGAAACTGTATGGGTTCATGAAAACCAATCCAGTGCCTGAAGGTGGCGGGGACAGAAGTTCTAATCGACCGCAACAATCAAGCTTCTCTGCGGCTCTTCCATCTGCTATCCCTAATGGAAGAACATCAGCTGCAAGTGATTCTCACTGGGAGAGCAGCCTCTTTTCCAGCTCCTTCTCTGAAATATTCAGTAGAAAAC TAAGGCTACCAAGAAGTGATAATTTGTCCTTTATGCCTGCGTACCCCGAGGAAGAACCTTCTCAGTCTTTACAAGAGATGGAGGCTCAAACCATTGGAAACCTTCTTCCAGATGAGGACGATTTTTTTGCTGGAGTGGTCGGCCATAAGTCTCGTGCCAATGGAGGAGATGATTTGGATGATTGTGATCTATTCAGCAGTGTTGGTGGCATGGAACTAGAGGGCGATGTTTTTTCGTCTGTGAGTCAAAGAGCCGGTAAGAGAGGAGGCAGCAATGTTTTCGGTGTTGGTGAGCCCCCTCGAGGAGAGGTTTCATCCAGAGTACTTTTTGTTACGAATATGGATAGCATCATTGAAGATTACGAGCTCAGGGCCCTTTTTGAG CAATATGGAGATGTCCGGGCTCTTCATACGGCTGGCAAGAATCGTGGCTTTATCCTGGTATCATACTATGATATAAGGGCTGCTCAGAATGCGATGAGAGCACTCCACGGTAGGCTCTTAAGGGGAAGGAAGCTTGATGTTCATTACCATATCCCAAAG GAAAATTCTGGAAAAGAGAACGCCAGCGAAGGAGCTCTGTTGGTTAATAATCTGGATTCTTCTGTATCCAGTGAAGAGTTTTACAGAATTGTTAGTTCATACGGAGAAATCAGAGAG GTTCGTCGAATGATGCCTGAGAATTCACAGATATACATAGAGTTCTTTGATGTTCGAACCGCAGAGGCCGCTCTCCGAGGACTAAATGGGCTTGAGATTGCTGGGAGGCAGCTTAAACTTGCGCCATACTTTCCAGAGGGAACAAG TTTCACTTCACAGTTTGCTGCAGATGATGTTGAGGGAGGTCTACCTAAAATGGCTTTTAATAATCTTTCATCAGCACAGATAG GAAGACATTACCCAGGAATATTAGCTTCAACCTCCACCAATGGTGGATCTATGCGCATGATGCATCATTCTGTTGGGTCACCTGTGAACTCCTTCTCTGAACGTCATCAGAGTCGAGATATTCCTATTGGAATGCCAACATCGACCAGAATCATCTCCGCTAGCAAGCCTGTTGGTCTTCAAGAGTCTGGAAACCCTTTTGATAGTTCAAACACGGGGATCCAAAGCATGCCAAACCTCCATCCTCATTCTCTTCATGAATACCTTGACAACTTTGCAAGTGGTAGTCCATACAAATCCTCTACCGCATTCTCTGAAATGGTCAGTGATGGCCAGAAAGCAAATGAAGGCTTTATGATGAGCAATGTTCGTGGAGTTGGCGTAGATGGGTTTAATGGAGGTG TCATAGGATCACCGGCAAATGGAGGATCCCATCGTGCGAATCCCAACTTGTGGAGCAGCTCTAACCCGTCAAATGGCATGATGTGGCCTAACTCACCATCTCGCGTCAACGGCATTACTTCTCAGCGCATCCCACCTGTTACTGGATTCTCTAGAGCATCTCCTTTAATGGTGAACATGGCATCATCGCCTGTGCACCACCACATTGGATCTGCCCCGGTCTTCAACTCGCCATTTTGGGATAGAAGACAGACCTATGTAGCTGAACCACCAGAATCTTCTGGATTTCACTTTGGTTCTCACGGTAGCATGGGATATCCTGGCTCTTCTTCCTCACATGCAATGGAAATGGCTTCTCATAAGGTTTTTTCTCATGCTGGTGGGAATCGCATGGATGCCAATTCCAGCAATGCTGTTTCGCGATCATCGCGACAGATGCCCCACTTCTTGTCTGGAAGGAACCCGATGCTCTCAGTGCCAGGCTCATTTGACTTGCCTAATGAACGATACAGAAACCTCTCTCAGAGAAGAAGCGAGTTTAGCTCTAGTAATGCTGAGAAGAAACTGTTTGAGCTTGATGTTGATCGCATATTGCGCGGGGAGGACAGCAGAACTACATTGATGATCAAAAACATTCCTAACAA GTATACTTCTAAGATGCTCCTAGCTGCCATTGATGAGTACTGTAAAGGAACATATGACTTCCTTTATTTGCCTATTGATTTCAAG AACAAATGCAATGTGGGATATGCTTTCATCAACCTCACCGAACCTGAAAATATTGTCCCGTTTTACAAG GCATTCAATGGTAAGAAGTGGGAAAAATTCAACAGCGAGAAGGTGGCATATCTTGCGTATGGTCGGATCCAGGGAAAATCAGCTCTTATTGCTCATTTCCAGAACTCAAGTTTGATGAACGAAGACAAACGTTGTCGGCCTATTCTCTTTCACACCGATGGTCCAAATGCTGGTGATCAG GAACCATTCCCAATGGGTACGAACATCAGGTCAAGACCAGGGAAGCATCGAACAAGTAGCATCGAGAACTACAACAACAACTTTAGCAGCAGCTCAGAGAACAGAGAAGAGCCTCCAAATGGGACGGACTCGTTCTAA